The following coding sequences lie in one Thermomicrobium sp. 4228-Ro genomic window:
- a CDS encoding aldehyde dehydrogenase family protein has protein sequence MADFKNYIGGKWVDAKSGATYERRNPATGELIGVYAKSGPEDVAAAVEAAKAAFDRWRKLPAPKRGEILYRVGQLLVERKEQLAREMTEEMGKVLTEARGDVQEAIDMTFYMAGEGRRLWGQTTPSELPHKWNMTQRRPLGVVGLITPWNFPLAIPAWKIMPALLCGNTVVFKPASYTARSAVRLVQLFEEAGLPPGVLNLVLGTGDTVGTALVQHPDVALISFTGSNEVGQQVAVECARLGKRVSLEMGGKNAIIVMDDADLKLALDGIVWSAFGTSGQRCTAASRVIVHEAVFRELADQLDARVSRLKLGNGLDPSTDVGPLVSESQLERVHRYVEIGAQEGAQILTGGQIAREGELSRGHFHQPTVFIDVRPDMRIAQEEIFGPVTALIRVRSLEEAIEVCNGVRYGLSASIFTRDINKAFRAIEDVHTGIFYVNAGTIGAEIHLPFGGTKATGNGHREAGQAALDVFTEWQSIFIDYSGRLQRAQIDVEQITVGD, from the coding sequence ATGGCGGACTTCAAGAATTACATCGGTGGCAAATGGGTCGATGCCAAGAGCGGGGCCACCTACGAGCGGCGGAATCCAGCGACGGGCGAACTCATCGGCGTCTACGCCAAGAGCGGCCCGGAGGACGTCGCCGCCGCTGTCGAGGCAGCCAAGGCGGCCTTCGACCGCTGGCGCAAGCTGCCGGCGCCCAAGCGAGGCGAGATCCTCTACCGCGTCGGCCAACTCCTCGTCGAGCGGAAAGAACAGCTCGCCCGCGAGATGACCGAGGAGATGGGGAAAGTCCTGACCGAGGCCCGCGGGGACGTCCAGGAAGCGATCGACATGACCTTCTACATGGCAGGAGAGGGACGGCGCCTCTGGGGACAAACGACCCCGTCCGAGCTGCCGCACAAATGGAACATGACGCAGCGGCGACCACTCGGTGTGGTCGGGCTCATCACCCCGTGGAACTTCCCGCTGGCGATCCCAGCCTGGAAGATCATGCCGGCCCTTCTCTGCGGGAACACGGTCGTCTTCAAGCCAGCCAGTTATACGGCCCGCTCGGCCGTCAGGCTCGTGCAGCTCTTCGAGGAAGCCGGCCTTCCGCCCGGAGTGCTCAACCTCGTCCTCGGTACCGGCGATACGGTCGGAACCGCGCTCGTCCAGCACCCTGATGTCGCGCTCATCTCCTTCACCGGCTCGAACGAGGTGGGCCAGCAGGTGGCTGTCGAGTGCGCCCGGCTCGGCAAGCGCGTCTCGCTCGAGATGGGTGGGAAGAACGCGATCATCGTGATGGACGATGCCGACCTCAAGCTCGCGCTCGATGGGATCGTTTGGAGTGCCTTCGGCACGTCCGGCCAGCGTTGCACGGCAGCCAGTCGCGTTATCGTCCACGAGGCAGTCTTCCGCGAGTTGGCCGACCAGCTGGATGCCCGGGTCAGCCGACTCAAGCTCGGCAACGGCCTCGATCCCTCGACCGACGTCGGTCCGCTGGTCAGCGAGAGCCAGCTCGAGCGAGTCCACCGCTACGTCGAAATCGGCGCGCAGGAGGGTGCGCAGATCCTCACCGGCGGGCAGATCGCCCGCGAGGGGGAACTGTCACGCGGTCACTTCCACCAGCCGACCGTCTTCATCGACGTACGACCGGATATGCGCATCGCCCAGGAGGAAATCTTCGGGCCCGTCACCGCACTCATTCGCGTCCGGAGTCTCGAGGAAGCGATCGAGGTATGCAACGGCGTCCGCTACGGCCTATCGGCCTCGATCTTCACGCGCGACATCAACAAGGCGTTCCGGGCGATCGAGGACGTCCACACCGGCATCTTCTACGTGAATGCCGGGACGATCGGGGCGGAGATCCACCTCCCGTTCGGCGGTACGAAGGCGACCGGGAACGGTCACCGCGAGGCCGGTCAGGCGGCACTCGACGTCTTTACCGAGTGGCAATCGATCTTCATCGACTACAGCGGGCGCTTACAGCGCGCCCAGATCGACGTCGAGCAGATAACGGTGGGCGACTGA
- a CDS encoding SH3 domain-containing protein gives MVDQELSARLRQRSRQSGIWLGLAMGLAIFIALAGFIWLYARLAPIFSDFVSRLPATPTVEVTVTAGASPVAELGASAVTPSPVTTPKPKPAATPTWQPTHRVAQGAPVNLRGGPGTQYPIVDTLEPGTELRFLGEQEQVGSATWLHVELRDGRDGWIRTVDLELIRP, from the coding sequence GTGGTCGATCAGGAACTTTCGGCACGTCTCCGGCAGCGGTCACGCCAATCGGGGATCTGGCTCGGTCTGGCGATGGGGCTCGCGATCTTCATCGCGCTGGCTGGTTTCATCTGGTTGTATGCGCGCCTCGCACCGATCTTTTCGGATTTTGTTTCGCGATTACCGGCGACGCCGACGGTGGAAGTGACCGTCACGGCCGGAGCGTCCCCGGTCGCGGAACTCGGTGCGAGCGCAGTGACGCCGTCACCGGTCACCACGCCGAAACCGAAGCCAGCTGCGACGCCGACGTGGCAACCGACTCACCGAGTGGCGCAGGGGGCGCCCGTCAACTTGCGGGGCGGGCCAGGGACACAGTATCCGATCGTCGACACTCTCGAACCAGGCACCGAGCTGCGCTTCCTCGGTGAGCAGGAACAGGTAGGAAGCGCGACCTGGCTCCACGTCGAGCTCCGTGACGGGCGTGACGGTTGGATCCGCACCGTCGATCTCGAACTGATCCGGCCTTGA
- a CDS encoding prephenate dehydrogenase gives MQRVTIVGLGLIGASIGLGLRKWANEQGQRSSLEVVGFDIELLHQNEAKRIKAVDRTTWSLAEALRDADLIIVATPPSAVPEVFDAIADYAPDGAIVTDTCSTKAAVLRWAAERLPPRVHFVGGHPMAGKTQSIEGADADLFRGAIWVVTPSLTASREAIETVLGLVQLLGAEPRFLDPAEHDSYVAAVSHVPFLLSVALMRVTSRDVAWREMGPLAAGGFRDTTRLAAGSPRMYRDICATNGEAIVRWLDATIAELQDLRTLVAEGSEAALGRLQERFEQARDTRLEWATQERRPGELQHDASSELSQLSVGQHLQQLFLGGLMSRRRPRLRDDGKSSEKR, from the coding sequence ATGCAACGAGTGACGATCGTCGGCTTAGGGCTGATCGGGGCGTCGATCGGCCTGGGGCTGCGCAAGTGGGCGAATGAGCAGGGACAGCGGAGTAGCCTCGAGGTGGTGGGGTTCGATATCGAGCTGCTTCACCAGAACGAAGCGAAGCGGATCAAGGCGGTCGACCGCACGACGTGGAGCCTGGCGGAAGCGCTGCGTGACGCCGATCTGATCATCGTCGCCACGCCGCCTTCGGCGGTGCCCGAGGTGTTCGACGCGATCGCCGACTATGCGCCCGACGGGGCGATCGTCACCGATACCTGCAGCACCAAGGCAGCTGTCCTGCGCTGGGCAGCCGAGCGGTTGCCGCCGCGGGTGCACTTCGTCGGCGGGCATCCGATGGCTGGGAAGACGCAGAGTATCGAAGGGGCCGATGCGGACCTCTTCCGCGGCGCCATTTGGGTGGTGACACCGTCGCTCACTGCCAGTCGGGAAGCGATCGAGACGGTACTCGGACTGGTGCAGTTGCTCGGTGCCGAGCCGCGCTTCCTCGACCCTGCTGAACACGATTCCTACGTCGCCGCAGTCAGTCATGTGCCGTTTTTGCTCTCCGTCGCGCTCATGCGCGTGACGAGCCGCGATGTTGCCTGGCGCGAGATGGGCCCGCTGGCTGCGGGTGGTTTCCGCGATACGACCCGACTCGCTGCCGGAAGCCCGAGGATGTACCGGGACATCTGCGCGACGAACGGGGAGGCGATCGTCCGCTGGCTCGATGCGACGATCGCTGAACTCCAGGATCTGCGGACACTTGTCGCCGAGGGCTCGGAGGCGGCTCTGGGACGGTTACAGGAGCGGTTCGAGCAGGCACGCGATACCCGGCTGGAGTGGGCAACGCAGGAGCGCCGTCCCGGCGAGCTGCAGCACGACGCGTCCAGCGAGTTGAGCCAACTTTCGGTTGGGCAGCATCTCCAGCAACTCTTCCTCGGTGGGCTGATGAGTCGCCGACGGCCTCGGCTGCGAGACGACGGGAAGTCGAGCGAAAAGCGCTAG
- a CDS encoding ThiF family adenylyltransferase: MTSEEQRGRHHRQILLPSIGTAGQERLRKGRVCLLGVGALGSQVAALLVRAGVGFLRLVDRDVVEWTNLQRQVLYEEADVEAGLPKVVAAARALARIDHSVRIEPVVQDVDASSIRALIEDVDVVVDGSDNFELRYLLNDAALELGKPWVYGGAVGTQGTTLTVVPGEAACLRCIFPDPPPPGVAPTCDTAGVLGPVVAVIGALQASEVIKLLVGDRASLNRSLLSLDLWSLEIARIPVTRRVDCPACGRGERAFLQATAPSRTVQLCGRDAVQVSVYPRPELDLTELAARLAPLGAVQHNPYLIRFIVDGYELTVFRDGRAIVRGTTDPAVARTLYARYVGM, from the coding sequence ATGACCAGCGAGGAGCAACGAGGGCGCCATCACCGGCAGATCCTCCTTCCTTCGATCGGCACGGCTGGACAAGAGCGGTTGCGCAAAGGGCGTGTCTGTCTCCTCGGTGTGGGCGCGCTGGGGAGCCAGGTGGCTGCGCTGCTCGTTCGTGCTGGGGTCGGGTTCCTGCGCCTGGTCGACCGCGACGTGGTCGAGTGGACGAACCTGCAGCGGCAGGTCCTGTACGAGGAGGCCGACGTCGAAGCCGGGCTACCCAAGGTGGTGGCAGCAGCCCGTGCGCTGGCGCGGATCGACCACTCGGTGCGGATCGAGCCGGTCGTGCAGGACGTCGACGCGTCCTCGATCCGCGCGCTCATCGAGGACGTGGACGTCGTGGTCGATGGAAGCGACAACTTCGAGCTCCGGTATCTTCTGAACGACGCAGCCTTGGAACTCGGCAAACCGTGGGTCTACGGCGGTGCCGTCGGCACGCAGGGAACCACGTTGACAGTCGTGCCAGGCGAAGCGGCCTGCCTCCGTTGTATCTTCCCCGATCCGCCGCCACCCGGTGTCGCTCCGACCTGCGACACTGCTGGCGTGCTCGGACCGGTCGTAGCAGTCATCGGTGCACTGCAGGCGAGCGAGGTGATCAAGCTGCTCGTCGGTGACCGGGCAAGCCTCAACCGGTCGCTCCTGTCCCTCGACCTCTGGTCGCTGGAAATCGCCCGGATCCCAGTGACCCGGCGTGTGGATTGTCCCGCCTGTGGCCGTGGCGAGCGTGCATTCTTGCAGGCGACGGCGCCGAGTCGGACAGTCCAACTGTGCGGGCGGGACGCCGTGCAAGTCTCCGTCTACCCGCGACCGGAGCTCGATCTCACGGAACTGGCCGCACGACTCGCGCCGCTCGGCGCGGTGCAGCATAACCCATACCTGATACGATTCATCGTGGACGGTTATGAATTGACCGTCTTCCGTGACGGACGGGCGATCGTCCGCGGGACGACCGATCCTGCCGTCGCTCGAACGCTCTACGCGCGATACGTCGGGATGTGA
- a CDS encoding aminotransferase class V-fold PLP-dependent enzyme: MVSYFDNATTSWPKPEPVLRTLGRFLEDASGVPRRPSHRLAVSTWEAIERTRERLAALFGLADARRVIFTASGTDALNLAIKGLLGSGDHAVTTALEHAAVRRPLRALEVVGVTTTVVRVGPSGIVDPDDVRRALRPNTRLVVVSHASNVTGAVQPVREIAELAHAHGALVLVDAGQTAGALPFTLDDLEADLVALSGHKWLFGPPGTGALILGPRVELSELTPLREGATASDYPEIIQPWSLPERYEAGTVNTPGIAALGAALEWRACLGAETLRERLRQLTDRLTSGLAHIPGVEIVGQASERAPLVSCVVQGWRPADFGAMLESGYGILCGAGLHGAAEACRALGAFPHGTVRFSPGWSTSDEEVDHLLAAVAELVRAPGRAD, from the coding sequence GTGGTGAGCTACTTCGACAACGCGACGACGAGCTGGCCAAAGCCGGAGCCGGTGTTGCGGACGCTCGGTCGCTTCCTGGAGGATGCGAGTGGCGTTCCGCGGCGGCCGAGCCATCGTCTCGCCGTCTCGACCTGGGAGGCGATCGAGCGGACGCGCGAGCGACTGGCAGCGCTCTTCGGTCTGGCTGACGCGCGGCGAGTGATTTTCACGGCGAGCGGGACAGACGCGCTCAACCTGGCGATCAAAGGGTTGCTGGGCTCGGGTGATCATGCGGTGACGACTGCGCTCGAGCACGCGGCAGTACGGCGTCCCTTGCGCGCGCTGGAGGTCGTCGGCGTCACCACCACGGTGGTCCGGGTCGGGCCATCCGGGATCGTGGACCCGGACGATGTGCGGCGGGCGCTGCGTCCGAATACGCGTCTGGTCGTGGTGAGTCATGCCTCGAACGTGACTGGAGCCGTCCAGCCGGTTCGGGAGATCGCCGAGCTGGCGCACGCGCACGGTGCTCTCGTCCTCGTCGACGCAGGACAGACTGCCGGAGCCCTTCCGTTCACGCTCGATGACCTCGAGGCGGACCTCGTCGCGCTGAGCGGACACAAGTGGCTGTTCGGTCCACCGGGAACCGGTGCGCTTATTCTCGGCCCGCGCGTTGAGCTCTCGGAACTGACGCCGCTTCGGGAGGGCGCGACCGCGAGCGACTACCCGGAGATCATCCAACCTTGGTCGTTGCCGGAACGATACGAAGCCGGCACAGTGAATACACCAGGGATCGCCGCGCTCGGTGCCGCACTCGAATGGCGTGCCTGTCTGGGTGCCGAGACGCTGCGTGAGCGCTTGCGCCAACTGACCGACCGACTGACGAGCGGTCTCGCGCATATCCCCGGCGTGGAGATCGTTGGCCAGGCGAGCGAGCGGGCACCGCTCGTTTCCTGCGTGGTGCAGGGCTGGCGGCCAGCCGATTTCGGTGCGATGCTGGAGAGTGGTTACGGTATCCTGTGCGGTGCCGGGCTCCACGGTGCAGCGGAAGCGTGTCGCGCTCTCGGGGCGTTCCCGCACGGGACGGTGCGGTTCTCGCCCGGCTGGAGCACGAGCGACGAAGAAGTCGACCACCTGCTCGCGGCGGTGGCTGAACTCGTGCGAGCACCCGGCCGCGCGGACTGA
- a CDS encoding ABC transporter ATP-binding protein translates to MIEVSCLRYRYPTGSSSALEIPSWSVGPGEFVVLAGRSGSGKSTFLRSLVGLVPHFYGGWFGGQVVVAGRDTRQYRPSALADLVGYIGQEPETQVLLDRVRDEVAFALENLGFPPGTIAARVEEAFDLLGIAHLRDRPIETLSGGERQRVVLAAALALRPRVLVLDEPTSQLDPWTADSLVEVLRRLVDELGITVLVSEHRLDRLLASATRVTVLEGGRMMHDGTPSETVVHLPEPPLLVQLSELFGWTPPALSVAEAKRRLGPLPSAPLGRPTGWACGEPVVELERVTCRLGERRVLDDISVAFASGQVTAIVGRNGAGKTTLLRVALGLQAIERGQVRLLGRPAGRRLEPEIRRVVAYVPQFPAALLLGARLVDDLTAVQRLRGAKQADAHALLEALDLACLLERHPADLSSGERQRAALAVALVGQPRLILLDEPTRGLGFRHKERLAAELRRRAEDGAAVIVTTHDVDFAALVADRVLLLADGRIVADGVPERVLGETFAYAPLVSRIFGPAFRSIADVARALSAERARPKHGGTTHHPELTPGR, encoded by the coding sequence ATGATCGAGGTCTCGTGTCTGCGGTACCGCTACCCTACCGGATCCTCGTCAGCCCTCGAGATTCCGAGCTGGAGCGTCGGGCCTGGCGAGTTCGTCGTGCTCGCTGGTCGGAGCGGCTCGGGCAAATCGACGTTCCTGCGGAGCCTGGTCGGGCTGGTTCCGCACTTCTACGGCGGGTGGTTCGGTGGACAGGTCGTCGTCGCGGGACGCGATACGCGCCAGTATCGTCCCAGCGCACTCGCCGACCTCGTCGGCTACATCGGGCAGGAACCGGAAACGCAGGTGCTCCTCGATCGAGTCCGCGACGAGGTCGCCTTCGCGCTGGAAAATCTCGGCTTCCCGCCAGGAACGATCGCGGCTCGCGTCGAAGAGGCGTTCGACCTCCTCGGCATCGCCCATCTGCGCGACCGGCCGATCGAAACGCTCTCCGGCGGCGAGCGCCAGCGGGTCGTTCTCGCAGCAGCACTGGCGCTGCGCCCCCGGGTACTCGTCCTCGACGAGCCCACCTCGCAGCTCGACCCCTGGACGGCTGACTCGCTGGTCGAAGTACTGCGGCGTCTCGTCGATGAGCTCGGAATCACCGTGCTCGTCAGCGAGCACCGGCTCGACCGGCTGCTCGCCAGCGCGACGCGTGTCACTGTCCTCGAAGGCGGGAGGATGATGCATGACGGCACACCCTCCGAAACGGTCGTGCACCTTCCCGAACCACCGCTCCTGGTGCAGCTCAGTGAACTGTTCGGCTGGACACCACCGGCGCTCAGCGTGGCCGAGGCCAAGCGACGTCTCGGCCCCCTGCCGTCCGCACCGCTGGGCCGACCGACTGGGTGGGCGTGCGGCGAGCCGGTGGTCGAGCTCGAACGAGTGACCTGCCGCCTGGGTGAACGCCGGGTGTTGGACGATATCAGCGTCGCGTTCGCCAGTGGACAGGTGACAGCGATCGTCGGACGGAACGGCGCCGGTAAGACGACGCTCCTCCGTGTCGCGCTCGGTCTGCAAGCGATCGAGCGTGGTCAGGTGCGACTGCTCGGTCGGCCAGCAGGGCGCCGCCTGGAGCCGGAGATCCGCCGCGTGGTCGCCTACGTCCCGCAGTTTCCGGCCGCGTTGCTGCTGGGAGCTCGCCTCGTCGACGACTTGACAGCGGTCCAGCGACTCCGCGGCGCAAAGCAGGCAGATGCACACGCCTTACTCGAGGCGCTCGATCTCGCTTGCCTTCTCGAGCGTCACCCGGCTGACCTCAGCAGTGGGGAACGGCAACGTGCCGCGCTCGCTGTCGCGCTGGTCGGCCAGCCCAGGTTGATCCTGCTCGACGAACCGACGCGCGGACTCGGCTTCCGGCACAAGGAACGGCTCGCAGCCGAACTCCGACGACGAGCCGAGGATGGCGCTGCCGTCATCGTCACTACCCACGACGTCGATTTCGCCGCTCTCGTCGCCGACCGCGTCCTTCTGCTCGCCGACGGGCGGATCGTCGCGGATGGGGTGCCGGAACGCGTACTCGGAGAGACGTTCGCCTACGCACCGCTCGTCAGCCGGATTTTCGGCCCCGCGTTCCGCAGCATCGCGGATGTCGCACGCGCCCTCAGTGCCGAACGCGCTCGACCCAAGCACGGTGGAACCACACACCACCCGGAGCTCACGCCCGGGCGATGA